The Zobellia alginiliquefaciens genome contains a region encoding:
- a CDS encoding sialate O-acetylesterase, whose amino-acid sequence MTRLKYLIASLLICLGTAMALGQSLKAAHIFGDDMVLQREKQVPIWGTSSPNEKITVSFGGQSKTTQSGADGKWMVKLDPLEASSDPRKMIITGKSEVTISNILVGEVWICSGQSNMFFPTSKVPEATGLIPFIKNIRTFDVQNTVALEEQEEVKGQWQAKHPNSAVAISFAYFLHTISDVPVGIIKTAWGSSSIEAWMPREMTEVLPHFKTIMQEFDSDSTRLARIKEIISTASKWSNKDDIYLRRQPNILYNAMMHPLIPFACRGLLWYQGERNTRYMSGMPEVGKNNWFHRVSGMRDYEDVLKKWILNYRKQWQDHEMHFMVTMLPGYGGGPENQKKIDPESPTAPSWAWMRESQMASLDLPHTSVINTIDLGDVTNIHPTDKLPIGQRAALLAADKTLHKNVPSEGPSLKNIKLNGNKLVVYFNNSTGLRTINMKVPSGFWIADDSKKWVSAEAVIDGESVILSSPEIEKPKYVRYAFAGKPNVNLVNAYGLPAYPFRTDNWDK is encoded by the coding sequence ATGACACGATTAAAATACTTAATAGCTTCCTTATTGATTTGTCTTGGTACGGCCATGGCACTTGGCCAATCTTTAAAAGCTGCTCACATTTTCGGCGATGATATGGTATTGCAAAGAGAAAAGCAAGTTCCTATTTGGGGTACTAGCTCACCAAATGAAAAAATAACGGTTTCATTTGGCGGACAGTCAAAGACCACTCAATCAGGTGCCGATGGCAAATGGATGGTAAAACTAGACCCTTTAGAAGCATCCTCAGACCCCAGAAAAATGATTATTACCGGAAAAAGTGAAGTTACTATTTCTAACATTCTGGTTGGAGAGGTTTGGATATGTTCCGGGCAATCTAACATGTTCTTTCCAACATCAAAAGTACCTGAAGCAACCGGTCTCATACCGTTTATCAAAAATATTAGAACTTTTGATGTTCAAAACACTGTAGCCTTAGAAGAACAAGAAGAAGTAAAAGGACAATGGCAAGCAAAGCACCCTAACAGCGCAGTAGCTATTTCATTTGCCTACTTTCTACATACTATCTCTGATGTACCCGTAGGAATTATAAAAACGGCATGGGGAAGCTCATCCATTGAAGCTTGGATGCCAAGAGAAATGACCGAAGTTCTACCTCACTTCAAGACTATAATGCAAGAGTTTGATTCAGACAGCACAAGACTTGCACGTATCAAAGAAATTATAAGTACTGCAAGTAAGTGGTCTAACAAAGATGACATCTATTTAAGACGCCAACCTAATATTTTGTACAATGCCATGATGCACCCGCTTATTCCTTTCGCCTGTAGAGGTTTGCTATGGTATCAAGGTGAGCGAAATACACGTTACATGTCCGGTATGCCAGAAGTTGGCAAAAACAACTGGTTTCACCGCGTGTCCGGCATGCGAGATTATGAAGACGTTCTTAAGAAATGGATACTTAATTATCGTAAACAATGGCAAGATCATGAAATGCATTTTATGGTTACCATGCTTCCCGGTTATGGCGGAGGACCTGAGAACCAAAAAAAAATAGACCCAGAAAGTCCTACCGCACCATCTTGGGCCTGGATGCGCGAATCGCAAATGGCCTCGCTTGACCTTCCCCATACTTCGGTAATCAATACTATTGATTTAGGGGATGTAACCAACATTCACCCCACGGACAAACTTCCCATAGGACAAAGAGCAGCTCTTCTTGCTGCAGATAAAACACTCCATAAAAATGTTCCTTCGGAGGGACCTTCTCTAAAAAATATAAAATTAAACGGAAACAAATTAGTCGTCTATTTCAATAATTCAACCGGACTGAGAACTATAAACATGAAAGTTCCTTCCGGTTTTTGGATTGCGGATGATTCAAAAAAATGGGTTTCTGCAGAAGCGGTGATTGACGGCGAATCTGTAATTCTGAGTTCTCCGGAAATAGAGAAACCTAAATATGTTCGCTATGCTTTTGCAGGTAAGCCTAATGTAAACTTAGTGAATGCGTATGGGCTTCCAGCTTACCCGTTTAGAACGGATAATTGGGACAAATAG
- a CDS encoding glycoside hydrolase family 97 protein yields MRRIFFFIALLTGLSSCQKPLDNFTLSSPEGNLSFDIKLINNKLNYRVHSEDKESIGLSELEIIPNASVTILDASERESNSTWNPVWGQQSSINDHFKELQLNIDMDGIEGKLLARVYNEGVAFRFVLNEGDKPKEALLKCNYNLPDTSNYYTPAGESEPLGPLDFQGLSDYLNEKNRKKRKISVPLVVESPDQGYIALLESDLYAAEGIDPIQLNIAGAEEKIIATNKVELNEKEWVSPWRVILFGKSAGDLVVNTVPINLATPSKLENTDWIKPGKTLWDWRVHGYTAPDGFEYGINTESYFRFIDFAAEKEIDYFLIDDSWYKKVTKGHFELSDKLDLQKVIDYAAEKKVNLMLYYDRRHGEYGDEELFPYYQSLGMKGIKYGFMGSDVDFTKDAIQQSALSNLLIDFHDGPVPLTGIRRTYPNAITREYCHAQQDSRRAFTPESFIKMALINAITGPLDMNNGNFDLTGINNGLRQKGPRKTNSYFSTVTSEAARTLVIFSGLVCIPDAPEAYTAKADLFEFIQKLPVGKWDESQILHSKIGKYITTARRHGKEWFIGSVYNQEGGTLDINLDFLEENQEYDVTFYEDTPETHCKTNPEAYQVHKGKVKKGEIIKAVMAPGGGHCMWIRPANGK; encoded by the coding sequence ATGCGTAGAATTTTCTTTTTTATTGCACTCTTAACAGGCTTGTCATCGTGCCAAAAACCTCTTGACAATTTCACCCTAAGTTCTCCGGAGGGTAATCTTTCCTTTGATATAAAACTAATTAACAACAAGTTGAATTATCGTGTACACTCCGAAGATAAAGAGAGTATAGGTCTTTCAGAACTAGAAATTATTCCAAACGCCTCAGTAACTATTCTAGATGCTTCCGAAAGGGAAAGCAATAGCACCTGGAATCCGGTATGGGGGCAACAAAGCAGCATTAATGACCATTTTAAGGAATTACAACTAAATATAGATATGGATGGCATAGAGGGTAAATTGCTCGCTAGGGTCTATAATGAAGGGGTTGCTTTTAGGTTCGTGCTCAATGAAGGTGACAAACCAAAGGAGGCCCTATTAAAATGTAATTATAATTTACCTGACACAAGCAATTATTATACTCCTGCAGGCGAAAGCGAACCGTTAGGCCCTTTAGATTTTCAGGGGTTGAGCGATTATTTAAACGAAAAAAATCGTAAAAAAAGAAAAATAAGTGTTCCCCTAGTAGTGGAATCGCCGGATCAAGGCTATATAGCATTATTAGAATCTGACTTATATGCCGCGGAAGGTATTGACCCGATACAGCTGAATATAGCCGGTGCGGAAGAAAAAATAATAGCAACGAACAAAGTGGAACTAAACGAAAAGGAATGGGTAAGTCCGTGGCGGGTAATTCTTTTTGGAAAATCCGCTGGTGATTTAGTTGTGAACACCGTACCTATCAATTTAGCAACTCCATCAAAACTTGAAAATACAGATTGGATAAAGCCTGGTAAAACATTATGGGATTGGCGTGTTCATGGTTATACAGCTCCTGATGGTTTTGAGTATGGCATCAATACCGAAAGTTACTTTCGATTTATCGATTTTGCGGCTGAAAAAGAAATCGACTATTTCCTAATTGATGATTCTTGGTATAAAAAGGTAACCAAAGGACACTTTGAACTTTCGGATAAACTTGACCTCCAAAAGGTCATCGATTATGCTGCGGAAAAAAAGGTAAACCTAATGTTGTATTACGACAGAAGACATGGTGAATATGGTGACGAGGAACTATTTCCATACTATCAGTCTTTAGGTATGAAAGGCATTAAGTACGGGTTTATGGGCAGCGATGTTGATTTTACTAAAGATGCTATTCAACAAAGTGCTTTAAGTAATTTACTGATCGATTTTCATGACGGGCCGGTACCTTTAACGGGAATACGACGTACCTACCCTAATGCCATTACCCGTGAGTACTGTCATGCACAACAAGATTCACGACGCGCCTTTACCCCTGAATCGTTCATTAAAATGGCACTGATAAATGCCATTACAGGTCCTTTGGATATGAACAACGGTAACTTTGATCTAACGGGAATCAACAACGGACTACGGCAAAAAGGACCAAGAAAAACGAATAGCTATTTTTCAACCGTTACTTCCGAAGCCGCTAGAACACTAGTCATTTTTAGTGGTCTAGTCTGTATTCCTGATGCGCCGGAGGCGTATACCGCCAAGGCCGATTTGTTTGAGTTTATTCAAAAATTACCTGTTGGCAAATGGGACGAGAGCCAGATTCTACATTCCAAAATAGGCAAATATATTACAACGGCAAGACGCCATGGTAAAGAATGGTTTATTGGTAGCGTATACAACCAAGAAGGAGGAACTTTAGACATCAATCTAGATTTTTTGGAGGAAAACCAAGAATACGATGTTACTTTTTATGAAGACACACCAGAAACCCATTGCAAGACCAACCCTGAAGCTTACCAGGTACATAAAGGAAAAGTAAAAAAAGGCGAGATAATTAAAGCTGTAATGGCTCCAGGCGGCGGACATTGTATGTGGATAAGGCCTGCAAACGGTAAATAA
- a CDS encoding sulfatase has translation MQRFYISILCLFFVCSTACQKQQSSDRPNILFILADDLGYTDLSCMGSTFYETPNIDRIANEGTNFTNGYAASRVCSPSRASIMSGKFPARHDITVHIGSPSGEDWRKRNRFTKLLPAEYQHNLPKVYITMPEALKQAGYKTFFTGKWHLGDKGSWPENHGFDINVGGWSSGGPRGGYFSPYENPKLENRKDGENLSHRLAKETVNFIQENNPQNTGKPFFAYLSFYAVHSPIQTTEEKWRKYRDKAEQQGVAQSAYKMGKFLPIRQTQDNPVYAGLVEQMDEAVGHVLSALDELGLEKNTIVVFTSDNGGVAAGDNFSTSNKPLRAGKGYQFEGGIREPYFIKIPGLSKRGEKIDYPVSGTDFYPTLLELAGAQQLPQEHNDGINLVPLFKGKVLAERALIWHFPHYGNQGGEPSSIIRRGNWKLIHYYEDGRNELYNLSKDLSETTDLTETHPDKVQELNKELFDYLTEVGAKFPIPDPEYSETQAIEFLHKMEYDKMPALEKQRMKMLSNEFDPNSNWWGSKATVD, from the coding sequence ATGCAACGATTTTATATATCCATTCTATGCTTGTTTTTTGTTTGTTCAACCGCTTGTCAAAAACAGCAAAGTAGCGATCGCCCTAACATTCTTTTTATTCTTGCGGATGATTTGGGCTATACGGATCTGAGCTGTATGGGCAGTACCTTCTACGAAACCCCAAATATTGATCGAATCGCAAATGAAGGAACCAATTTCACCAACGGTTACGCAGCTAGTAGGGTCTGCAGTCCTTCACGGGCAAGTATAATGTCTGGCAAATTTCCCGCTAGACATGATATTACCGTGCATATTGGGTCGCCTTCGGGTGAAGATTGGCGAAAAAGGAATCGCTTTACAAAATTGCTTCCCGCTGAATATCAGCATAATCTGCCCAAAGTGTATATAACAATGCCCGAAGCATTAAAGCAGGCAGGGTACAAAACATTTTTTACCGGAAAATGGCATTTGGGGGACAAAGGTTCTTGGCCGGAAAATCATGGATTTGATATTAATGTTGGGGGTTGGAGTTCAGGAGGTCCAAGGGGAGGTTATTTTTCACCCTATGAAAATCCCAAATTAGAAAATAGAAAAGATGGCGAGAACCTTTCCCATAGACTGGCCAAGGAGACCGTGAACTTTATTCAAGAAAATAATCCGCAGAATACCGGAAAACCTTTTTTTGCTTATCTCTCTTTTTACGCTGTTCATTCGCCCATTCAGACCACAGAAGAAAAATGGAGAAAATACAGAGATAAAGCGGAACAACAAGGAGTAGCGCAAAGCGCATATAAAATGGGAAAATTTCTACCTATTCGACAAACACAGGACAATCCCGTGTATGCAGGATTGGTAGAACAAATGGATGAAGCCGTTGGTCACGTTCTTTCTGCCCTGGATGAGTTGGGACTTGAGAAAAATACGATTGTGGTATTCACCTCTGATAACGGAGGCGTAGCGGCAGGCGATAATTTTTCTACAAGTAACAAACCTTTGAGAGCCGGCAAAGGATATCAGTTCGAAGGTGGCATAAGGGAGCCCTATTTCATCAAAATCCCTGGACTATCCAAAAGAGGAGAAAAAATTGATTATCCTGTTTCAGGAACAGATTTTTATCCCACATTATTAGAATTAGCGGGCGCTCAACAACTCCCCCAAGAGCATAATGATGGAATAAACCTCGTTCCACTATTCAAAGGCAAGGTTTTGGCCGAACGTGCCCTTATTTGGCACTTTCCCCACTACGGAAACCAAGGCGGAGAACCTTCTTCTATAATCAGAAGAGGGAACTGGAAACTCATCCATTACTACGAAGACGGAAGAAATGAATTATATAATCTGTCCAAAGACCTTAGTGAGACCACAGATCTAACGGAAACCCACCCTGACAAGGTGCAAGAACTTAATAAAGAGCTGTTCGACTATCTGACCGAGGTTGGTGCCAAATTCCCAATACCTGACCCTGAATACTCCGAAACTCAAGCAATCGAGTTTTTGCACAAAATGGAATATGATAAAATGCCAGCATTGGAAAAACAACGGATGAAGATGTTATCCAATGAATTTGACCCCAATAGTAACTGGTGGGGAAGTAAAGCAACAGTAGATTAA
- a CDS encoding sulfatase family protein — MRRFINHLCILLVSTQFYCYSQEDQRTSQFPNVIYILADDLGYGDIKTFNPEGKIPTPNIDAMASNGIKFTDAHTSSAVCSPTRYGILTGRYNWRTSLKSSVLSGYSKSLIKQERTTIAEMLKRQGYNTAYVGKWHLGWDWDILDKNPNLEHDKLNINPKVNFSTPIKNGPSTHGFDYSFGFSGSLDMAPYVYVENDKATMLPTKTTISVDEKGFWREGLTSDDFVHANVLQDLTDKAVQYINQNAKDTSPFFLYFPLPAPHTPILPTTEFLGKSNTNMYGDFVMQVDDVVRQIRETLIKQGISENTLLVFTSDNGCSPKADFEELAKVDHNPSHIFRGTKADIYEGGHRVPFIIEWPKKVLKNSSSDKTICTTDFFATCAELTGYQTPDTEAEDSFSMLPILNGDNTAEVREYIVHHSIDGSFAIRKGDWKLIACPGSGGWSYPRLQDIKREKLELPAMQLFNLKEDIGETKNLIVEHQEKAQELKTALKKIILDGRSSIGTTQKNDGMEGWKQIETVIN; from the coding sequence ATGAGAAGATTCATAAATCATTTATGTATACTGCTAGTCTCAACACAATTTTATTGTTATTCACAGGAAGACCAAAGAACAAGTCAATTCCCCAACGTCATTTATATTCTCGCAGATGATTTGGGCTATGGCGATATTAAAACCTTTAATCCCGAAGGAAAAATTCCAACCCCGAACATAGATGCAATGGCTTCCAATGGTATAAAGTTTACAGACGCCCATACATCATCCGCTGTTTGTTCACCAACCCGGTATGGCATTTTAACAGGCAGGTACAATTGGCGCACATCATTAAAGAGTTCCGTACTAAGTGGCTATTCCAAGTCTTTAATAAAACAGGAGCGGACAACCATTGCAGAAATGCTTAAAAGGCAAGGATACAATACTGCCTACGTAGGCAAATGGCATCTGGGTTGGGATTGGGATATTTTAGACAAGAACCCTAACCTTGAACACGATAAACTAAACATAAACCCTAAGGTTAATTTTAGTACTCCTATAAAAAATGGCCCATCTACACACGGTTTCGATTATTCTTTTGGTTTTTCCGGTTCACTTGATATGGCACCATATGTATATGTAGAAAATGATAAGGCCACGATGTTACCTACGAAAACTACCATATCGGTGGATGAAAAAGGATTTTGGAGAGAAGGTTTAACTTCAGATGATTTTGTACATGCAAATGTGCTCCAAGATTTGACCGATAAAGCGGTTCAATATATCAATCAGAACGCTAAAGACACCTCTCCTTTCTTTTTGTACTTTCCGCTACCGGCCCCTCATACACCTATATTACCTACAACAGAATTCTTAGGAAAAAGTAATACCAACATGTATGGTGATTTTGTTATGCAGGTTGATGATGTTGTTCGTCAAATCCGGGAAACTTTAATTAAACAAGGCATCTCGGAAAACACCCTTTTGGTTTTTACCAGTGATAATGGGTGTTCTCCTAAAGCTGATTTTGAAGAGCTCGCAAAAGTAGACCATAATCCGAGTCATATCTTTAGAGGTACAAAAGCGGACATCTATGAGGGGGGACATCGCGTGCCTTTTATTATAGAATGGCCCAAAAAAGTATTGAAAAATTCAAGCTCGGACAAAACCATATGCACAACGGATTTTTTTGCCACCTGTGCAGAACTAACGGGTTATCAAACTCCAGATACCGAAGCCGAAGATAGTTTTAGTATGCTCCCAATATTAAATGGGGACAATACGGCGGAGGTTCGCGAATATATAGTTCACCATTCTATTGATGGGTCCTTTGCCATTAGAAAGGGAGATTGGAAATTAATAGCCTGTCCTGGATCTGGAGGATGGAGCTATCCAAGATTACAGGATATCAAACGTGAAAAACTGGAGCTACCCGCTATGCAACTCTTTAATTTAAAAGAGGATATAGGAGAAACGAAAAATTTAATTGTAGAACATCAAGAGAAAGCCCAGGAGTTAAAAACTGCTCTCAAAAAGATTATTCTAGATGGAAGGAGCTCCATTGGGACAACTCAAAAAAATGACGGAATGGAGGGTTGGAAACAAATTGAAACAGTTATTAATTAA
- a CDS encoding sulfatase family protein, with amino-acid sequence MDIKPSSILIKVIGILSMLFYCSAFLKLQAQETPNIVILFADDLGYGDLSCYGAQDVITTHIDKLASEGLRFTDFQVTSSVCSPSRASLLTGRYPMRNGFPVAQSEIEKHENYGLHPDEITIVDILSGKGYSTLAIGKWHLGFNEGSRPIDHGFQHFYGLQSNWHKSHPDLDDLYSDDKIVKENVAFESLMKRYTNKAVQFIEENKKNPFFLYLAYHAVHSPILPSKEFIGTSKGSLYGDFVQELDHYVGELMTSINKNGLDENTIVVFLSDNGPAICHYGGSAGALNGGKYTTMEGGFRIPAIIKWKGKFATGVNNTMLSSMDLLPTLTYLAGAELPKDRVIDGKDISSILKSGEGGSPHEFVYYYNGTNLQAVRKGKWKLHLPRTSEDQPFWSKNKNEKPFYGNNLKNISCKGLLVLGRPLLFNLDTDMGELTDISNIHPEIVKELLKEANRVRSELGDVHSTGSDQRVPPFKDIQEKM; translated from the coding sequence ATGGATATCAAACCTTCCTCGATTTTAATAAAAGTAATAGGCATTCTATCCATGCTCTTTTATTGTTCCGCTTTTTTAAAATTGCAGGCTCAAGAAACGCCGAACATTGTTATCCTTTTTGCGGATGACCTAGGTTACGGCGATTTAAGTTGTTATGGGGCTCAAGATGTTATTACAACTCATATAGACAAGCTGGCCAGTGAAGGGTTACGGTTTACGGATTTTCAGGTGACCTCGTCAGTTTGTAGTCCTTCCAGAGCATCATTACTAACAGGTCGTTACCCCATGAGAAATGGATTTCCAGTTGCTCAAAGCGAAATTGAAAAGCATGAGAACTATGGCCTGCATCCTGATGAAATTACAATAGTGGATATACTTTCGGGTAAAGGGTACTCAACTCTGGCTATCGGAAAGTGGCATTTAGGTTTTAATGAGGGTTCTCGGCCTATTGACCATGGTTTTCAACATTTTTACGGTTTACAATCCAATTGGCATAAAAGCCATCCTGACTTAGACGACCTCTATAGCGACGATAAAATAGTAAAAGAAAATGTTGCTTTTGAAAGCCTAATGAAAAGATACACAAATAAGGCTGTTCAATTTATAGAAGAGAATAAGAAGAATCCTTTCTTCCTTTACCTCGCATATCATGCAGTTCACTCCCCTATTCTTCCTAGTAAAGAATTTATAGGAACTTCTAAAGGAAGTCTTTACGGTGATTTTGTACAGGAACTTGATCATTATGTTGGTGAATTAATGACGTCAATAAACAAAAATGGTCTTGATGAAAATACAATTGTTGTGTTTTTGTCCGATAATGGTCCTGCTATTTGTCATTATGGAGGTTCGGCAGGAGCATTAAATGGAGGAAAATACACAACTATGGAAGGAGGTTTTCGCATTCCGGCAATCATCAAATGGAAAGGAAAATTTGCCACAGGAGTCAATAACACTATGTTGTCTTCTATGGATTTGCTTCCAACTCTAACATATCTAGCCGGTGCTGAACTTCCTAAGGATAGGGTAATTGACGGAAAAGATATCTCCTCCATTTTAAAGTCGGGAGAAGGAGGCTCACCACACGAATTTGTATATTATTATAACGGAACGAACTTACAGGCTGTAAGAAAAGGAAAATGGAAACTTCATCTGCCTAGAACATCAGAAGACCAACCTTTTTGGTCTAAAAACAAGAACGAAAAACCGTTCTATGGAAACAACTTAAAAAATATCTCATGCAAAGGGCTTTTAGTATTGGGGCGCCCACTGTTATTTAATTTGGATACTGATATGGGTGAGTTGACGGACATTTCCAACATTCACCCAGAAATTGTAAAAGAATTATTAAAAGAAGCTAATAGGGTCAGGTCAGAATTAGGAGATGTGCATAGTACCGGTAGTGACCAAAGAGTACCGCCGTTTAAGGATATTCAAGAAAAAATGTAA
- a CDS encoding DUF6786 family protein, whose amino-acid sequence MMMKSLFTNIKIGILLSFILIVSACKEDSKKIEGPSKTNVLKTVDKSTITYSDDIAFMKSYIDVIQISDASGTSKVAISAALQGRVMTSSASGEDGRSYGWINKTLFESKDTLEHINAFGGEERFWLGPEGGQYSIFFKKGTEFTLEDWYTPHLLDLEHFDVETQSNDKVVFTKKASLKNYSGFQFDLGIRREISILSKEDLQKELGLNSLSDSIRSVAYKTTNTLTNIGKSDWKKETGLLSIWLLGMYNHSPNTTIMIPYTEGEESELGVAVNDTYFGKVPSDRLVVNENIIYFSGDGQYRSKIGLSPSRAKDIAGSYDSKEGVLTIVKYNKPKNETDYVNSMWEIQDNPYSGDVVNAYNDGAPAPGETPLGPFYELETSSPALKLKSGESGTHVQLTCHIEGDEKTLSPIIRQLFRVNIENVKKVFK is encoded by the coding sequence ATGATGATGAAATCACTATTTACAAATATCAAAATCGGAATTCTACTATCTTTCATTTTAATCGTTAGTGCATGTAAAGAAGATTCAAAAAAAATAGAAGGACCTAGTAAAACCAATGTATTGAAGACGGTCGATAAAAGTACTATTACATATTCCGATGACATAGCTTTTATGAAATCATATATTGATGTAATTCAGATTTCTGACGCTTCTGGCACGTCTAAAGTAGCCATATCCGCGGCACTTCAAGGTAGGGTTATGACAAGTAGTGCTTCAGGAGAGGACGGAAGAAGCTATGGTTGGATCAACAAAACTTTATTTGAATCAAAAGATACTTTAGAACATATAAATGCCTTTGGCGGAGAAGAACGTTTTTGGTTAGGACCGGAAGGTGGCCAATATTCAATCTTCTTTAAAAAAGGAACTGAATTTACTTTAGAGGATTGGTATACACCACACCTTCTTGATCTAGAACATTTTGATGTAGAAACTCAATCTAACGATAAGGTTGTATTCACAAAAAAAGCATCGCTAAAAAACTATTCCGGATTTCAGTTTGATTTGGGAATTCGACGGGAAATTTCAATTCTTTCTAAAGAAGATTTACAAAAAGAATTGGGACTGAATTCGCTTAGTGACAGCATTAGATCCGTGGCCTATAAGACTACTAATACTCTAACGAACATCGGAAAATCCGATTGGAAAAAAGAAACAGGACTGCTTTCAATTTGGTTGTTGGGAATGTACAACCATTCCCCAAATACTACGATTATGATACCGTATACTGAAGGTGAAGAATCGGAATTAGGAGTGGCTGTAAACGATACCTATTTCGGTAAAGTGCCTTCCGACCGACTGGTGGTGAATGAGAACATAATTTACTTTAGTGGTGATGGCCAATATAGAAGTAAAATTGGTTTATCCCCTTCGAGAGCCAAAGATATTGCTGGCTCTTACGATTCCAAAGAGGGTGTTTTGACTATTGTGAAATATAACAAACCAAAAAATGAGACCGACTATGTTAATTCTATGTGGGAAATTCAAGACAACCCTTATAGTGGGGATGTTGTAAATGCCTATAATGATGGAGCGCCAGCACCTGGCGAAACACCTCTGGGACCATTTTATGAGTTAGAAACATCATCGCCAGCTTTAAAATTAAAATCTGGAGAAAGTGGAACACATGTGCAATTAACCTGTCATATTGAAGGAGATGAAAAAACGTTAAGCCCCATCATACGTCAACTTTTTAGAGTGAATATTGAAAATGTAAAAAAAGTTTTTAAATAA